One Tunturibacter gelidoferens genomic region harbors:
- a CDS encoding HU family DNA-binding protein — MTKADLVDKVTALGDLTRRDGEVIVDTLFDAVIGALKTGDKIEIRGFGSFRTRQRNARTGRNPKTGAKVDVPAKRVPFFKPSKELRDSVNPNGAAKSRPTASKKAVDKEHIDPHHPPAM; from the coding sequence ATGACTAAAGCCGACCTTGTTGATAAAGTGACCGCTCTTGGAGACCTGACCCGCCGTGACGGGGAAGTTATCGTCGATACCCTCTTCGACGCTGTCATCGGAGCTTTGAAAACCGGTGACAAGATCGAGATTCGCGGATTCGGAAGTTTCCGGACCCGACAACGTAATGCCCGAACCGGCCGAAACCCGAAGACTGGGGCCAAGGTCGATGTTCCGGCTAAGCGAGTTCCCTTCTTCAAGCCATCGAAGGAGCTGCGTGACTCGGTGAACCCAAATGGGGCGGCGAAGTCCAGACCCACAGCCTCCAAAAAGGCAGTCGACAAGGAACACATCGATCCACATCATCCGCCAGCGATGTAA
- the sppA gene encoding signal peptide peptidase SppA, with protein sequence MPEDFSTPPPPPPPPSFPYTQTPPYPYPQRQGFPPPRQRSAWFYIGIIAGSLAAVFLLVTLMVWFTARSVTGNSAGLGLASDSIAVIDISGAILSPEIIDSQLRKFGDDSSVKAILLHINSPGGGAAASQEIYHEVLRVRQESHKKVVASIESVGASGAYYIATACDRIYANDASVVGSIGVIMEWTNYGDLLRWAKLKNVVIHAGELKDAGDPSRDLTPKEEAYFQSLVDNMYTQFVHDVATGRHTSDDKIKPLATGQVWTGQQSLPLGLIDKVGGYRVALMETAKEAGISGEPNVVRPAKNKRGLFALLTDDGEDLFPNPSQMLNHAPGFYFMWK encoded by the coding sequence ATGCCGGAAGACTTTTCAACACCTCCACCGCCTCCACCACCGCCATCGTTTCCCTACACTCAAACTCCGCCTTACCCTTATCCGCAACGTCAAGGCTTCCCGCCCCCGCGCCAACGCTCGGCATGGTTCTACATCGGGATCATCGCCGGCTCCTTGGCCGCGGTGTTTCTCCTTGTAACGCTCATGGTCTGGTTCACGGCGCGTTCGGTCACCGGAAATTCGGCAGGCTTGGGATTAGCTTCGGACAGCATTGCCGTGATCGACATCTCCGGTGCGATCCTGTCTCCTGAAATCATCGACAGTCAGCTGCGCAAGTTTGGGGATGACTCGTCGGTAAAGGCGATTCTTCTTCATATCAACTCGCCGGGCGGTGGCGCGGCTGCCTCGCAGGAGATTTACCATGAGGTCCTGCGGGTGCGGCAGGAGAGTCATAAGAAGGTCGTCGCCTCAATTGAGTCGGTGGGCGCTTCAGGGGCCTATTACATCGCCACCGCCTGCGACAGGATCTACGCGAACGATGCCTCCGTTGTCGGATCAATTGGGGTAATCATGGAGTGGACAAACTACGGTGACCTGCTGCGATGGGCCAAGTTGAAGAATGTGGTCATCCATGCCGGAGAGTTGAAGGACGCCGGCGATCCGAGCCGCGATCTGACGCCTAAGGAAGAGGCTTACTTTCAGTCGCTGGTGGATAACATGTATACGCAGTTTGTGCACGATGTCGCGACGGGTCGCCATACCTCTGATGACAAGATCAAACCGCTCGCGACCGGCCAGGTTTGGACAGGACAGCAGTCCCTTCCCCTGGGCCTCATCGATAAGGTCGGCGGCTACCGTGTAGCCCTGATGGAGACGGCCAAGGAGGCCGGAATCTCCGGGGAACCAAATGTGGTGCGACCCGCAAAAAATAAACGAGGGCTGTTTGCACTGCTTACCGACGACGGCGAAGACCTGTTCCCGAACCCGAGCCAGATGCTGAACCATGCTCCGGGTTTCTACTTCATGTGGAAGTAA